The following proteins are encoded in a genomic region of Cyclonatronum proteinivorum:
- the nadC gene encoding carboxylating nicotinate-nucleotide diphosphorylase: MNPLVEAIVDLALREDIGKGDVTTEAVFSGAEQAEAFFVAKEGGILAGNALAAFIAARVDSRIQFRQLIEDGSRIKRGDLIAEITGPAGAILTAERTCLNFMQRMSGIATKTNRFAAALEGTNTRLLDTRKTMPGQRWTDKLAVKLGGGTNHRFCLDDMYLIKENHITVAGGVRQALQACAAHREKLGGTQKIEIEVVTASQIDEVLETGIADIILLDNMNNKELTEAVQRINGAAQTEASGNMTLERLPEVARTGVDFVSAGSITHSVHALDISLLFE; the protein is encoded by the coding sequence TGGTTGAAGCCATTGTTGATCTGGCCCTGCGTGAAGATATTGGCAAGGGTGATGTCACGACCGAAGCCGTATTCTCCGGAGCCGAGCAAGCTGAAGCTTTTTTTGTAGCCAAAGAAGGCGGCATACTTGCCGGAAATGCGTTGGCAGCTTTTATTGCCGCACGCGTTGATTCCCGCATTCAGTTCAGGCAGCTGATCGAAGATGGCAGTAGGATCAAACGGGGGGATTTAATCGCCGAAATTACGGGACCTGCTGGGGCCATTTTAACAGCGGAACGTACCTGTTTGAACTTCATGCAGCGCATGAGCGGCATTGCTACCAAAACCAACCGTTTTGCTGCTGCACTTGAAGGCACTAACACAAGGCTGCTGGATACCCGAAAAACCATGCCCGGACAGCGTTGGACCGATAAGCTCGCGGTAAAGCTGGGGGGCGGTACCAATCACCGCTTTTGCCTGGATGATATGTACCTGATCAAGGAAAACCACATCACCGTCGCGGGTGGCGTACGGCAGGCACTGCAGGCTTGCGCCGCACATCGGGAAAAACTCGGGGGCACGCAGAAAATTGAAATTGAAGTCGTAACGGCTTCCCAAATTGATGAAGTGCTGGAGACCGGTATTGCTGACATCATCCTCCTGGATAATATGAATAATAAAGAGCTCACCGAAGCGGTACAGCGTATAAATGGTGCTGCCCAAACGGAAGCCTCCGGCAATATGACGCTCGAACGTCTGCCCGAAGTAGCCCGTACGGGAGTGGATTTTGTTTCTGCAGGAAGCATTACACACTCAGTGCATGCACTTGATATTTCACTTCTGTTTGAGTGA
- a CDS encoding DUF2085 domain-containing protein, with translation MKMPDTRQSLWLLLAASGYLMLMASGFIFVDVSYLHSLSHEAFRYMCHQQPARSFGLDEQTMAVCARCFGIYAGFFAASLAGLLAPVKFSTSLRFALIVTAAAFLLNTADVTGNFLGWWSNTAATRFVAGLVAGMSLILIIYTAVKPKS, from the coding sequence ATGAAAATGCCGGATACCCGCCAAAGCCTCTGGCTGCTGTTAGCTGCTTCAGGCTATCTCATGCTAATGGCAAGCGGTTTCATATTTGTTGATGTGTCGTACCTGCACAGCCTGTCGCATGAAGCATTCCGGTATATGTGTCATCAACAGCCGGCTCGCAGTTTCGGGCTCGATGAACAAACCATGGCTGTTTGTGCCCGCTGCTTCGGCATTTATGCAGGCTTTTTTGCAGCTTCCCTCGCCGGGCTTCTGGCTCCTGTGAAGTTCAGCACGTCCCTGCGTTTTGCGCTCATTGTCACAGCCGCCGCTTTTTTACTCAACACAGCCGATGTAACCGGAAACTTTTTGGGGTGGTGGTCGAATACGGCGGCCACAAGGTTTGTTGCCGGTCTCGTTGCCGGCATGAGCCTCATCCTCATTATTTATACTGCTGTTAAACCAAAATCATAG
- a CDS encoding CPBP family intramembrane glutamic endopeptidase has translation MEPKREPANGFNPYIIQVKKPWFERNGFPDWLVAFAWIFIAFLIFQLVGGLFAFAGILLTEGVDSFTMESLGENMALLIIGNSAGQIVGLLLATLLVARLSFSKSKYREAMRFKMPQNASLTFLVATLLILVIQPLILFMGWMNQLIPMPEFIMEMEQAQVQMLESLLVGSFALWFLVANIGVVPAICEEVMFRSYLHRLFENAYGIIAAIFITGLIFGLFHLRLTQLIPLTFIGMVLGWITVKSGSVYPAMLMHFFHNSGTVAFVHSNPDMLEMAESAMMPPLWLVASSLILTVYLIYLYSKRSEISLTKTE, from the coding sequence ATGGAGCCAAAAAGAGAACCTGCAAACGGGTTCAACCCCTACATTATCCAGGTAAAAAAGCCCTGGTTTGAGCGAAACGGCTTTCCCGACTGGCTCGTCGCCTTTGCCTGGATTTTTATTGCGTTTCTGATTTTTCAGCTTGTAGGCGGACTCTTTGCCTTCGCCGGGATTCTACTCACCGAAGGGGTTGACTCGTTCACGATGGAGTCATTGGGAGAGAATATGGCGCTGCTCATTATCGGAAATTCGGCCGGGCAGATCGTAGGTTTGTTGCTCGCAACCCTGCTCGTTGCCCGCCTTTCTTTTTCCAAATCAAAGTATCGCGAAGCCATGCGGTTCAAAATGCCGCAAAACGCAAGCCTCACATTTCTGGTCGCTACACTGCTGATACTGGTCATTCAGCCGCTCATTTTATTTATGGGGTGGATGAATCAGCTTATACCGATGCCGGAATTTATCATGGAGATGGAACAGGCGCAGGTGCAAATGCTGGAAAGCCTGCTTGTAGGTTCTTTTGCGCTATGGTTTCTGGTTGCCAACATTGGCGTCGTGCCGGCTATTTGTGAAGAAGTGATGTTTCGCTCCTATCTTCACCGGCTGTTTGAAAACGCCTACGGCATTATAGCCGCGATTTTCATAACCGGGTTGATTTTCGGACTCTTCCACCTGCGGCTCACGCAGCTCATTCCGCTTACTTTTATCGGCATGGTGCTGGGCTGGATTACGGTGAAAAGCGGCTCTGTGTATCCGGCTATGCTCATGCACTTTTTTCACAACTCGGGTACGGTCGCATTTGTGCACAGCAATCCGGATATGCTTGAAATGGCCGAATCAGCCATGATGCCTCCGCTTTGGCTTGTTGCCTCAAGTTTGATTCTTACCGTTTATTTGATTTACTTGTATAGCAAAAGGTCTGAAATATCCCTCACCAAAACGGAGTAA
- a CDS encoding putative signal transducing protein → MFGNDPKAPAIKDWTCVYQTNMEFEADMMRNFLSDRGFDAQLLSKKDSAYSVNHSQLSLLYVYVPNDKVDDARAAIKEYEDGELLDDFPGNEE, encoded by the coding sequence ATGTTTGGAAACGACCCCAAAGCCCCGGCCATTAAGGACTGGACCTGTGTGTACCAAACCAATATGGAGTTCGAAGCCGATATGATGCGTAATTTCCTCAGCGACCGGGGATTCGACGCACAGCTGCTGTCTAAAAAAGATTCCGCCTATTCGGTAAATCATTCGCAGCTTTCGCTGCTCTACGTTTATGTGCCCAACGATAAAGTCGATGACGCGCGCGCGGCCATCAAAGAATACGAAGACGGGGAGCTTCTTGATGATTTTCCCGGCAACGAAGAGTAG
- a CDS encoding phosphatidate cytidylyltransferase codes for MSELQKRILLAVIAAPLFMGVVWMGGWSFKIMMLAVVFIIQWEMAAMFNEGGTRPSRPFMYTIGFWVMMLPHIPFPYLWGLALFLLLIASEIIRGADRSYSSLVHTIFCGLYAPIGILTLLLLREQIFPDDLFAGFVLTASVLMMVWGNDVFAYFAGKNFGKNLLAPKISPKKTWEGFAGGFAGALAGLVIVMMLARPEAISLLLLLPAVILVSVFGPVGDLAASKLKRMYDTKDSSNILPGHGGFFDRFDALLLAAPAVYLYLEVLRISGII; via the coding sequence ATGTCTGAGCTTCAGAAAAGGATACTGCTTGCAGTAATTGCAGCGCCCTTGTTTATGGGCGTGGTCTGGATGGGGGGATGGTCCTTCAAAATCATGATGTTAGCCGTTGTATTCATCATACAGTGGGAAATGGCGGCTATGTTCAACGAAGGGGGAACACGCCCGAGCCGGCCTTTTATGTACACCATTGGCTTCTGGGTGATGATGCTCCCGCACATCCCTTTCCCCTACCTTTGGGGGCTTGCCCTTTTCCTGCTGCTGATTGCTTCTGAAATTATTCGCGGAGCCGACCGCTCCTACAGTTCACTGGTGCACACCATCTTTTGCGGACTTTATGCACCGATTGGCATTCTCACTTTGCTGCTGCTGCGTGAGCAAATCTTCCCGGATGACCTGTTTGCAGGCTTCGTGCTCACAGCTTCTGTGCTTATGATGGTTTGGGGTAATGACGTTTTCGCTTATTTCGCCGGTAAAAACTTCGGCAAAAACCTGCTTGCACCCAAAATAAGTCCCAAAAAAACCTGGGAAGGTTTTGCGGGAGGCTTCGCAGGTGCACTTGCCGGTCTTGTGATTGTTATGATGCTTGCGCGGCCTGAAGCCATCAGTCTGCTGCTCCTGCTGCCTGCCGTAATTCTCGTTTCCGTTTTTGGTCCTGTTGGAGATCTGGCAGCAAGCAAACTCAAGAGAATGTATGATACCAAAGACTCTTCCAACATTTTGCCAGGTCATGGGGGATTTTTTGACCGCTTCGACGCGTTACTGCTTGCAGCGCCTGCCGTATATCTTTACCTGGAAGTACTTCGTATTTCCGGCATAATCTGA